In Juglans regia cultivar Chandler chromosome 13, Walnut 2.0, whole genome shotgun sequence, the following proteins share a genomic window:
- the LOC108988471 gene encoding E3 ubiquitin-protein ligase ATL9-like — protein sequence MLNRNRIRIQGSRSSRWSTRMFPFPLSHSTGHSLIQPGEKLEHGTIHVEVAGGGEETDNEPEIEPGHEYGALAEGREFEAGYRAGGEGSSRGKSHKRMEKPDQMSKSEQWAFFTRAWSMKSPKVAANNDGEGTSSQPAGEGTTSDSSSSRSRARVFRSATDL from the coding sequence ATGCTGAATCGAAATCGGATTCGGATTCAGGGGTCAAGGTCGAGCCGTTGGTCCACCCGAATGTTCCCGTTTCCACTTTCACACTCGACGGGTCACTCGTTGATCCAACCGGGAGAGAAGTTAGAACACGGAACGATTCATGTTGAGGTTGCCGGTGGAGGTGAGGAAACAGATAATGAACCCGAAATTGAACCAGGCCACGAGTATGGTGCTCTTGCCGAGGGAAGGGAGTTCGAGGCGGGATACAGAGCAGGCGGGGAAGGGAGTAGCAGAGGAAAGAGTCACAAGAGGATGGAGAAACCGGACCAGATGAGTAAATCGGAGCAGTGGGCATTTTTTACAAGAGCATGGTCGATGAAGTCACCGAAGGTGGCAGCTAATAATGATGGAGAGGGCACCTCATCTCAACCGGCAGGTGAGGGAACAACAAGTGACTCGTCGTCATCGAGGTCAAGGGCAAGGGTGTTTCGTTCTGCAACTGATTTGTAA